In Vigna angularis cultivar LongXiaoDou No.4 chromosome 8, ASM1680809v1, whole genome shotgun sequence, the DNA window GGCAACAACTTTAAATTCTCCGCTCTCCGAATTTCAATTCTTTGTAACAACGGTGCAGATAACCCTTCACTGAAAAATGATTCAACTAGAGGGCACTTCTCAATTATGAAGTACTTGAGATGATTATGAGTATGCTCGTGTGAAAATCTTTGCAGGTTTCGGCATCTGGTTAGTTGAAGTGAACGGAGATTTGGAAAGAAATCTAGCGAAAAGGTTGTAAGAAAGTCACAACCGCCATCTATATCCATTTCTTCAAGGAAGTCATAATGGGTCATGGGAATATTCGTAAGAGGGCACGAACAAATCTTCAAGAGTTCAAGCGATGACGTGTCCATGTTGTTTCTGCTAACGATGAGCTTATCACAGTAACCGATAACTAGTTTCTTTAAATGAAGAAGGTGCTCTGACAGACCTTTCAGCTCGGGACAGTGATCCATAGACAGATGTTGAAGACGTGGAAAAGAAGTAGTTTTACATTTCCATTCTCTCAATTCCTTCATGTCGTACAATTCCAATCTTTCTAAGGACATGAATGAAGAAGCATTGCTCCCATAAAATTCATCACCAATGCTCACTATTCCATCAAGCCCTACGATTTCGAGGGTCTTCAAAGATGACAATAGTCCAAGGGGAGGCAAAAATATGCAATATTTACAATCCTCCAACCGTAAGAATACCAAATttgttaatgaattattgaataACCAACTTGGGAAGTGTGTACTACCATAGTTGCTTATACCCAAACCCTCCAATTGTTTGGGAGGCTGTAGATTCTcaagtattttcttttctttctttggatCATTAAGGATGTGCTTTGAGTTCCATTTTAACTCTAACTCCACAAGGTGTTGATTTTTCAAATTTGCTTCTAATGCATCCAAAGGATTCGTAATATTCTGCACCTCATTAATTGATAGCCTTCCATGAAGCCTGAGTCTTCCTAGCTGCTTAGTACTAAACTCATTATTTCTGTCCACGAAAAACATATTCAGTACTTGAAGATTCTTCAATTCTCCAAAATGCATAGGCATCTTTGTCACCTTTGTATTTTTGAATTCCAGGCAACGCAATTTGGTCAGTTTATGCAAATTTGAGGGCAACTTTTCCAGCCTTAAACAATGGTTCAACTTCAGTATTAGCAAGTTATATAGTAAACATGTTGAGTCAGGTAGTTTTTGTATCGCAGTGTGTGAAAAGTCTAACGAACGGAGATGCTTAAGATCACCTATAGAATCTGGGAGTTTTGTAAGGCCCAAACAATTATAGAAAGATAAGATGCGTAAAAACTTAAACATGGAGAACAAATCATGTACCGAAATCTTGAATTGCCAAGGATAATAACCAAGGTAAGTTCTCTCAATTTCTGTAATTGGAAGAAAAGAACGTAGTCTTTTAGCATCAGTTAAACTCCCAAAACCATCAAAACATTTGACGTGAtcaaattcaaatgaaaaatgaCGGGTTGATTTCGGTATGTATTTTCCTTTATCAAATTTCAACCTGAAACAGATGTCCCCACAAACATATTTTGCCAAGTCATTCAGAAGGTCATGCATTACGAAACGCTTTTCCGTGGTTGATTGTTGAAAGAAAGACCTTGACAATAGATCATTAAAGTATTGTTCACCAACTTCTTCTGGATGTCTAGTTTGAGGGCACTGTAGAAAACTTTCGGCCATCCACAACAAAATTAACTCCTCCTTCACAAACTCATAATCTTTGGGGAACAAGGCACAATAAGCAAAGCACCTTTTAAGATGAGAAGGAAGGTGGTGATAGCTCAAAAATAGTGCTGGGATAATTTCATTGTCTTCATTAGGTAAGTCCCATATGTCGCTTACCAATACGCTTTTCCAATCCGAAATTGATGACTTTGTGCGTAAAAGGCATCCAATTGTTTTCAAAGCTAAAGGTAACCCCTTGCACTTATCAACTATCCTGCTACCAATCTCCTTTAGTTCATCGTTCAATTCAAGATTATAATCTTCTGATGCgtgtttttcaaaaactttcCAGCATTCATCCTCTCGCAATTGCTTTAGGCGATGTACTTTAGACTGCATGTTAGAAGCAACTTTCTCATCACGTGTTGTGACAAGAATTTTACTTCCTGGAGCCCCATAGCTAAGAGGAGTTTGTACAGCTTCCCATTCGTCTCGTCTTTGGTTCCAAATATCatccaaaacaagaagaaatttctttccTTTCAATTTTTCCTTTAGCTTTTTGTGAACCATTTCCAGGTTTCcactttcatcattttcatcagtGATTGCCTCAAGAATGGTTTTTCCCACTGTTAAAGCATTAAAATGATCTGAAACACAGACCCATGCTTTACTATCAAATTTAGCATCGTCCACCTTGGGGTCATTGTATACATGTTGGACGAGTGTGGTCTTACCCAACCCACCCATACCCACAATAGAAAGTATTGATGGTTGGTTACAGATGTCAGTTTCCGATGTGAGCCAGTTAATGATCATTTCTTTGTCAGTATCTCTGCCATAAATAACACTTTCAGCCACCAAAGAAGTTGATGGCAATTTTTGTGAGACTGCACTACCTGATCTATCACCAGAATAAGTACCCTCTTTCAAACCAAGAGCACCCTTTTGCCTTGTAAGGTATTCTAACTTTTCTAGGACTTCTTTCAACCCTGAGTCAATTTTCCTGTTAAATGATCTGAAAGTAGCATTGAAGAAGTTTGATACCTTGTAAATGATGGTTTGAGGTTCTGATTCAGCTTCCACTTGGCATCTGGTGATttcataatcaatttcatccaAGAGATCTTCTGCATCGAAGACAGCCTCTTTGACAGAAAAAAGCCATGATTTCACGTGTGGATCTCTGAACTGCTTCTGTTCTGCATCATCGGCCAGAGCATTGAGTGAGTGGAGCATGATGTTCAAATTTCGGAGCAGCTTATCATCAAGTTTTCTTCCACGAAAGAAGTCAACGAATTGAGGAGAAGCCAGCCTGTCGAATGCAACTTGAAGAAAAGCGGAAAGAAGAGCACCACCGACAAGTTCTGCTGCCATTGTAGGAGTTGGAAAATGGTGAATGCAAGTGTGTAATTTGAAATCGAAGTTTACGACTGTATTTCAGTGAAGACGTGGGCAGTTGGATATTCATTCAACGGTTGTGATGAATGAAAGTATGAAATCCTGATACGGAAAAAGGATTGTGGGACACAGTGAAGCAATAATTGTTGAGTCTTTCTTATCATAAAAATGTTCACAGCTGTCATCCATAATGGTTGTCTGACATAACAATTCAGCAGTGACAAATAAAAAGGAGAAATAAAAGCTATTATTCCCAACGCTTTACGAGCTATCTTTCACCAAATGATCAGGATCTCATATACAATGTTCATGATACGGTATTAGTGAGTAACTATATACGAcgtgtcatatatatatatatatatatacttgtttTAATCTACTTGTTTAGTAGATCAAGATTGAACAGCTAATTGAATGTCATCTTACTTCCTCTATGATTGTTAATTTAGATAAGTGGTATTAATGGTTTTCATGATATTTTGTTTATCTATCAtaagttgataaattttataaggTTTAATTTCATCTACTTTTAAAGGTTTGGTTCAAAAtagttttatcttttgaaaaagttcagtaaggtcgtatattttgtttaaaaatgttcaattcggtcCTTTTTGTGGACgtcgttaaaaacataacggtgccgATGCCAATGTGGTCAAATCTGAGTGAAGTGTTATGTTGGATGATTACGTGACACTGTGAAGTGAAGTGTGGTTCTTTtcttaaaatcaaagaaaattccAATCTAAAACTCTAATGTTTTAAGAACCCTAAAGTGGAAATTAGaatcagaaaccctaaattgaGAAAAATCCTCAATCTTTTTGTGCATGATTACGTAGACCACTAACAAGGGAATGTCGCTGCCTGAAACAGAGCTCCACTGTGAATGTATAAGGGAGCTTCTATTAGGGAAAAGAAGAAATAGAGTGTATCGCCAGACTTGTaagaaaaccaaaatcaaaaccaCCATCACTTCGAACGCAACCAAAAATCATTATGTTTCCAATGATCACCACTGTTAGCGAGAGCTCCACGATAGAAAACATGGCAGTGCACCAGAAAAGGGATCAAGATTGGGGTTTTATGAAACCCACGATAGAGAGAGGAAAAACCCATGGATCACTGGGTTAAAAGTGTGAAAGGATTAGCCTTGTTCGATGTACGACGCACTGTTggtgaagaaggaagaaagacaaaaatgcataaaaaagattggggatttttccccaatttagggtttctgattCTAATTTCTACTTTAGGTTCTTAAAACGTTAGGgttttagattgaaattttctttgattttaataaaagaaccCACACTTCACTTCACAGTGTCACATAATCATCCAACATAACACCTCACTCAGATTTGGCCACAGTGGCATCAGCactgttatgtttttaacggcgtcCACAAAAAGGAccgaattaaacatttttaaacaaaatatgaggtcttattgaacttttttaaaaggtaagaCCATTTTGAACCAAATCCCCAAAAGCAgagaccaaatgatgtattaaatcattttataaccTCAGACCCTGCAGTTATTTTACAATGAAAACATAAAACGATAACCTCTTTAAGTATCATGAACTTTAAGTCCTCTTGCAACAGTGTTCTTTCTTGAACATAGGAATATAGTAGAAATTCTTATTCTCGTTTTTAGTAGTGTCAGTTATCTAGCATGGAGTTTAGATCAATCTTTGCTCTTTGCAGATATCCAAGTACAGAAAATTGGATGGTCTTGTGACGTTTGTAGAATCATATTGTATGTCACTATGAAATTTGTTAATTGTTCATTTAATTGTTGATCTTTTTAGTCATACTTCTTAAATTTTCTTCTATCTTCATTTCAACACCTATGCTTTTGGGTGGATGccttataatataataatttcttaCAGAAGAACATTCTCTATAACTGTCTCATCTAACAAAATTTTGACATGGCTTCATTTCCATCAGATACTAAACTTTCTTTCGTCcaacatgtatttataatacACCAGTTTGAACCTCACTGACATACAGACGTATGTCATGTTTCTAGTTGTTTTTGGAACTTCCATCAGATAATAAAGATCATTTacgtataaaatatattgtaaaagATCTATTGCTTCTTCCATTAACAAATACAATGACCGTTTTCGGTACAACAAATACTCAAGCTTTACATAGCTAATCTACATCAGGTGACTGCTGCACAAATTCTCCTCTcctaattttataaacaaataaaaaccaaggaagaaaagaaaaaaaaaatttaaaagctaTATTCAATTCTCACTACTTCAATGCCCGTCCCAGCTCAGCAAGAAATCAAATACAATTTCAAGGgtcaaagaaaatatgtttaGAAGCATTTACATTTCACAACTCCCTTTGCTTCAATCTCTCTCTGAGATGTATTAGTTTTCCTTGGACCTGTTTAGGTAAATCATCATCAGATAAGCCAATTTCAATCCCTTCTACTTGTTTTCTCTGTATAATATCATGGTACATTGGAAGAAACCGACTTTGGAAAGACCTATAGGAGAAATACGGTAGCAGCACACACACAACAACCAAAAGGGTTACTAGCCAATAGAGACCACTGGGAGCACATGCTTCCACAAAAACCTTGTAAGATGTTGTGGATATTGCTGGAGATAAGTAACCATAGACCAACACAAATACATACCAGAAAGCGATGCTGCcccatataaaaaaatgttgtatcCAAGTAAAGTAATTTATGGATAGTGCCATTTGGCAATTCACAGTCCACACCACACATGTATACATTGTCACCCCAAGTATTTCAAAATCAACCACCTTACCATCTCTTCTGAAGGCTTGATTCAACACAGAATTAGTGGTTAAGAAGAATATCACTAAAGAACTAAGGACTCCATTCAACATCCACCCAAGAATTCGGGGCCAGCTGAACAGGGTGTCTTCTACTCCCTCTAGATATAGAAAGGGATACTGTAAAACAGACCatatgattattgattagcaCAGAATCTTGGCTTTCAACCaatctttatttaaaatcaagAGCCACAAAAGAAATCAGTAGACATGTCAGCCACACAATAGCATTAGAACTTTACAGAGTAATGTGTTAGCTAGATTTCATCCTAAAATCAATGTTGCTATACAACCATTATAGTGCCACAATAATGCTTAAATATGTCTTCTAAGAAGAAGAACCATATATGTCTATCTGCTGATTCTTAAATATCCTTTAAAAGCAAATTCAAAAAAAGCAATATATATAATACCTTTAGGCAAAGTTTGGCAGAAACATCCTGATCAAAAACACCTAGAGCGATCACTGGAAGTGAAGTGAAGAAGACATTGTAAAATGACATGTACCAATCATTGTAAGCAGCTTGACCAGAGAAAGAAGCATACGCCTCAAACCAAAAAAGGGTAAATCCAAATGCaatgtttttatagaaaaaatagcatatctgcataaaaaaattcaacaagttATCAGCAGCAATTTTTTTTGGGGACAAAGTTGCCTCTTTTTTATCTAGACAAGTATGATCCCAAACACATGTACTCTTACATAGCAGACAGAAAATTATAAGATCTTTTTCATCTGGACTAAACCAATCTACTCACGGAGAGTAAAAATTTTGAGGAAAAAGggcaaaataattaataagttttataCAGCTGTCTCTTTCTTATGTTAACAGACTTCTATGTAAGAAGCAACTAGAACTTCTTGTAAAACTAGTtttcaaataatcaaataaagttttttttctatcttttacGTTACTTCTTGAATGTtgttattctctcttttctgtAACCTCAGAACATTGAGGAAACTAAAGTTGAACCGTCAAAGCATTGAGTAGGTGAACACTAAATCTTTAAGACTGAGAAATAGATGGATGCATGGTTTTACCATCATTGATATACGCCGATAACACCAATGACCATGTACCAACAAAAGACGCTCTAGAAACCGGAATTGAGCTATTGCAAAATCACTTGCCATTACAGCCTGCAGACAAAATTTATTCACAGATATCAGAAATTGGGACCGTGTCATTCAAACTCAATTCATCATTAGCATATCATACAAAAAAAATGGCATGTCCATTCAGAAATATTAATGAAGAGTTTAGGACTGCTGTGTGGAGTAGTTGTTACTAAATCAAATGTTTTTATATACCTATTACTTGTTATTTAATGATGCTTACTTGTATGGACAGTAATTGGCAAGAAAGACTAGATAGTAATGTTACCCTGTTAAGAATATTTCCCAGCATTCCTCCCCACGGTAATGAATAGATATTAAATGTCAATCACACCCAACTTGGTTCAGTGTTCATAAAAAGTGTTCAATCCAAAGGCTGAGTAATAAGATCACTCCACCAATCACCAAATCCAacatagaaaattaaaaccaacTTCATCACAATGCTGAATTTTCTGAGTTTAGGCACTATCTACATGGCAGTCTGATTGTTATTAAACATTTTCATTGGGTTTGGCACCTGGACACAGTTTCGTAAAAATAGTCATTTCTATCAACTCTATTCTGTACATAATAACATTACTGATAACTTATGTTGCATGCCTGTTGGTCTGACAGCTTGGTTGATTATGCTCAAGTGAATTTCTCCATAATTTGAAATAATCCAAATGCAATGACATAGTGAGACAAAATGTTAAGCAGCACAAAAGCGTTAAGAACATATAGACTGCTAAGATTAAGGTAAAAAACTCTTATTTAAGCACATCATCAAGAAGTTATTATCTCATATAAGATCGTTTTCCATAAATTTGAATATAGAAGTAACTGGAATAGGCTAATAACAATATCTTCAGACCTGCATCCCTTCAGCACCACTGATACCAACTCCAATATCAGCCTCCTGAAGCATGCCAACATCATTTGCCCCGTCACCGATAGATAATGTTGTCTTCCCTGTTCCCAATTTTACCAACTTTGTAACCTGCATATTTTTTTGCtgacatgattataatattttaacaacccAACCTATGATTATATGCAACTACTCAAGGaatgtatattatttatatgacAGAAATTCAAACTGCACACCCATAGTACTCACACGAGCTTTTTGTTTGGGTGAAGATCGGCAACATATGACAGAAGCACAATTAATGGCAAGCTCAAAGAAGGACCTTTCCAAATTCTTATTAAGAGAATAATCCAAGGACTTCCCATCAATTATCAAGCCAAACCCAGAAGAACTTCCATTATTTGCATTAGAACTCTCTTTTGCAGAGTTAATTTGTGAGATTCCTTCTCCAATTTGCTTCTTAATGCTTTCAAGAGAAGCCTAAGAAATTTTTGTATCAAAGATCTACAATAgtgacagaaaattaaattccaAAAAATTCGAAGGTCGTGTACCTTAGCTAGAGCCTGCTTGTCCCCTTGTTTTTCCAAGTATAGGATATCTGAGGAATCAAGAGTGATCACTATCTGTTTCATGTCTTTTCTAAGTAAACTGCAAGCATACCTGTACAAAGAAAAGgatggaaaataaattaaattttacacaacCTTCTCATAAAAAGAATCTAGAACAAGCCTTGCTAATGTACCCTATGTTGACAGCAGTTTCCATCTTGTCTCCTGTCAATACCCATAACTTGATTTTTGCGCGTGCAAGCTTTTCAATACACTCGGGAACCTGTATTTCCATGTCAAATAAGCTCTATTAACTAGTCAAGAACAAAGGTGTTTAataactctctttttttcctgTTTCAGTGGTTTATATCTGAAGCTGAAATTCGTTTTTTGTCAGAAACTTCTATTTTATTCTCACTggatatataatttttagaaagtTGCCTTCA includes these proteins:
- the LOC108345928 gene encoding putative disease resistance RPP13-like protein 1: MAAELVGGALLSAFLQVAFDRLASPQFVDFFRGRKLDDKLLRNLNIMLHSLNALADDAEQKQFRDPHVKSWLFSVKEAVFDAEDLLDEIDYEITRCQVEAESEPQTIIYKVSNFFNATFRSFNRKIDSGLKEVLEKLEYLTRQKGALGLKEGTYSGDRSGSAVSQKLPSTSLVAESVIYGRDTDKEMIINWLTSETDICNQPSILSIVGMGGLGKTTLVQHVYNDPKVDDAKFDSKAWVCVSDHFNALTVGKTILEAITDENDESGNLEMVHKKLKEKLKGKKFLLVLDDIWNQRRDEWEAVQTPLSYGAPGSKILVTTRDEKVASNMQSKVHRLKQLREDECWKVFEKHASEDYNLELNDELKEIGSRIVDKCKGLPLALKTIGCLLRTKSSISDWKSVLVSDIWDLPNEDNEIIPALFLSYHHLPSHLKRCFAYCALFPKDYEFVKEELILLWMAESFLQCPQTRHPEEVGEQYFNDLLSRSFFQQSTTEKRFVMHDLLNDLAKYVCGDICFRLKFDKGKYIPKSTRHFSFEFDHVKCFDGFGSLTDAKRLRSFLPITEIERTYLGYYPWQFKISVHDLFSMFKFLRILSFYNCLGLTKLPDSIGDLKHLRSLDFSHTAIQKLPDSTCLLYNLLILKLNHCLRLEKLPSNLHKLTKLRCLEFKNTKVTKMPMHFGELKNLQVLNMFFVDRNNEFSTKQLGRLRLHGRLSINEVQNITNPLDALEANLKNQHLVELELKWNSKHILNDPKKEKKILENLQPPKQLEGLGISNYGSTHFPSWLFNNSLTNLVFLRLEDCKYCIFLPPLGLLSSLKTLEIVGLDGIVSIGDEFYGSNASSFMSLERLELYDMKELREWKCKTTSFPRLQHLSMDHCPELKGLSEHLLHLKKLVIGYCDKLIVSRNNMDTSSLELLKICSCPLTNIPMTHYDFLEEMDIDGGCDFLTTFSLDFFPNLRSLQLTRCRNLQRFSHEHTHNHLKYFIIEKCPLVESFFSEGLSAPLLQRIEIRRAENLKLLPKRMEILLPSLNELLIIDCPKVETFPEGGLPSNVKHVSLSSLKLIASLRESLDANTCLESLSIGKLDVESFPDEVLLPHSLTSLQIFDCPNLKKMEYKGLCDLSSLTLLHCPGLQCLPDEGLPKAISSLTIWDCPLLKQRCQNPEGEDWGKIGHIEKLIIRTL